From a region of the Vicinamibacterales bacterium genome:
- a CDS encoding sugar phosphate isomerase/epimerase has product MPPSRREILLSPAALLAAEVLAAGAAPTMTLALHQNTSARAGYRGSLEGWARAGITQVELAWNVLDAFVKTESVAAAKRVLADNGLTPVSASCGAGGLIEPNPDRAAALDALKAQCETLATLGLTRTYTTTASAVTPTPEGYASAPERLHELGEIGRQHGLVVMVEFVRQSVFASTLTTLLPLVRAAAHPNVAIVFDCYHFWSGLNKLADLDLLRPGDIGHAHFQDVPAIQRELLSLTTREIPGDGVSPLTAILQALAKAGYAGPLSVELFAARFQQGDPTVIAREIATKAEAVMRRATVM; this is encoded by the coding sequence ATGCCGCCGTCGAGACGCGAGATCCTGCTGTCGCCCGCCGCTTTGCTGGCCGCCGAGGTCCTGGCCGCAGGGGCGGCTCCCACCATGACGCTGGCGCTGCACCAGAACACGTCGGCGCGCGCCGGCTACCGCGGGTCGCTCGAGGGCTGGGCGCGGGCGGGGATCACGCAGGTGGAGCTCGCCTGGAACGTGCTGGACGCGTTCGTGAAGACGGAGTCGGTGGCCGCCGCGAAGCGGGTGCTCGCCGACAACGGCCTGACGCCGGTCTCGGCCTCGTGCGGCGCCGGCGGCCTCATCGAGCCGAATCCCGACCGCGCGGCCGCGCTCGACGCGCTCAAGGCCCAGTGCGAGACGCTGGCCACCCTGGGCCTGACGCGCACCTACACGACCACGGCCTCCGCGGTGACGCCCACGCCGGAGGGGTATGCCTCGGCGCCCGAGCGTCTCCACGAACTGGGTGAGATCGGGCGGCAGCACGGCCTGGTCGTGATGGTGGAGTTCGTGCGCCAGTCGGTCTTCGCCTCCACCCTGACAACGCTCCTGCCCCTCGTGCGGGCGGCCGCCCACCCGAACGTGGCCATCGTGTTCGACTGCTACCACTTCTGGTCGGGCCTCAACAAGCTGGCCGACCTGGATCTCCTGCGGCCGGGCGACATCGGGCACGCGCACTTCCAGGACGTGCCGGCCATCCAGCGCGAGCTGCTCTCGCTGACCACCCGCGAGATCCCGGGCGACGGCGTGTCGCCGCTCACGGCGATCCTGCAGGCCCTGGCCAAGGCCGGGTACGCCGGTCCGCTCTCGGTCGAACTCTTCGCTGCGCGCTTCCAGCAGGGCGACCCCACGGTCATCGCCCGCGAGATCGCGACGAAGGCGGAGGCCGTGATGCGCCGCGCGACCGTGATGTGA
- a CDS encoding carboxypeptidase regulatory-like domain-containing protein, giving the protein MYATPRAFPWIVLGLVLAAALAAPPAASAQTAELRGAVGDSTGSALPGVTVTVVNTATGVERVVVTDEQGAFRIPALQPGPYSVESSLVGFGPDVKQVVLTVGQVADLKVTLAVGAIQESVQVVGRSAVEIETSKADLSAVVNQEQLSELPVLNRGFVGLAQLLPGGGPARTADGRFGISTAFGGTNVRSMYSMQIDGGVMDHPIYGFAIVNVSQDAVQEFRVLRNQFDTEYSRAGTAVVNVVTRSGTNDLSGRVSYFGRDDSLNAKNAFARSKPPFDATRFSAALGGPLIRNKAFLFGTFEYNRQNSVRIIALPAANPFAGQFNGVYDNGTRAKLGQAKLDYTANQNHAFSVRYLYDNDDIVEDYELAENTALDFSDVSASWNWTLGGSMLNNLVVQFMDQDTQRFQTTTDTQVIRPSFTSGRSPNLPQGFPRKRYTMNDTFFWSTGRHSTKFGVRMSFEDLNYLADYYGAGVWQFNTDRPFDRADRTTWPTRFTVGSGPATRNYRNTEWGFFAQDDVRLGRLTLNLGLRYDFDSNLRSPDLIADLLANPQFAGLENLVTADRGNDLNNIQPRVGFAWDVTGSGQTVVRGGYGLYSGRNRPWFNIRGDVVSNQFTAEITDPNLLQFYPDQTAALGGRTLEDYIRTAGGRALYLPGDDLSLPYVISATIGVAKMLPGQTSLEVDLIHQAQKDLQTGRDANLPARGPIASNPRPYPQFGSVTLINSLTNSTYDALQTQLRKRFKSTTWQVSYTLAKAISDNTNDNASFNTDPWNTFGNDDRGPDENDRRHALSVSAIAPLPWGVQLSTIVSLRTGNPWDIIAGVDLDRDGNNQDRPAGLQKNSGGRESDANLAIINNLRQARNLAPITMDQLTRTSRDRVVDMRATKAFRAGAKARFEVFLEAYNLLNTVNFENPSGSISSGSFATYTTARDARQIQWGARIQF; this is encoded by the coding sequence ATGTACGCCACCCCGCGAGCCTTCCCCTGGATCGTCCTCGGCCTCGTGCTGGCGGCCGCGCTCGCCGCCCCGCCGGCCGCATCGGCGCAGACCGCCGAACTCCGCGGCGCCGTCGGCGATAGCACCGGCAGCGCCCTGCCCGGCGTGACCGTGACCGTCGTCAACACGGCCACAGGCGTCGAGCGCGTCGTCGTCACCGACGAGCAGGGCGCGTTTCGCATCCCCGCGCTGCAGCCGGGCCCCTACAGCGTGGAGTCGTCGCTCGTCGGCTTCGGCCCCGACGTGAAGCAGGTGGTGTTGACCGTGGGCCAGGTGGCCGACCTGAAGGTCACCCTCGCCGTCGGCGCCATCCAGGAGAGCGTCCAGGTGGTCGGGCGGTCGGCGGTGGAGATCGAGACCAGCAAGGCCGACCTGTCCGCCGTGGTCAACCAGGAGCAGCTGTCGGAGCTGCCGGTGCTCAACCGCGGGTTCGTCGGTCTCGCCCAGCTCCTGCCCGGCGGCGGACCGGCCCGCACGGCCGACGGCCGCTTCGGCATCTCGACGGCGTTCGGCGGCACGAACGTCCGCAGCATGTACTCGATGCAGATCGACGGCGGCGTGATGGACCACCCGATCTACGGGTTCGCCATCGTGAACGTCAGCCAGGACGCCGTGCAGGAGTTCCGCGTCCTGCGCAACCAGTTCGACACCGAGTACTCGCGCGCCGGCACCGCCGTGGTGAACGTCGTCACGCGCTCGGGTACCAACGACCTGAGCGGCCGCGTCTCCTACTTCGGCCGCGACGACTCGCTCAACGCCAAGAACGCGTTCGCCCGGTCGAAGCCGCCGTTCGACGCGACACGCTTCAGCGCCGCCCTGGGCGGCCCGCTCATCCGCAACAAGGCCTTCCTGTTCGGCACCTTCGAGTACAACCGGCAGAACTCCGTCCGTATCATCGCGCTGCCGGCCGCGAATCCTTTCGCCGGCCAGTTCAACGGCGTCTACGACAACGGCACGCGCGCGAAGCTCGGCCAGGCCAAGCTGGACTACACCGCCAACCAGAATCACGCGTTCAGCGTCCGCTACCTGTACGACAACGACGACATCGTCGAAGACTACGAGCTGGCCGAGAACACGGCGCTCGACTTCTCGGACGTGTCGGCGAGCTGGAACTGGACGCTCGGCGGATCGATGTTGAACAACCTGGTCGTGCAGTTCATGGACCAGGACACCCAGCGCTTCCAGACGACCACCGACACGCAGGTGATCCGCCCGTCGTTCACCTCGGGCCGCTCGCCGAACCTGCCGCAGGGCTTCCCGCGCAAGCGCTACACGATGAACGACACCTTCTTCTGGTCCACGGGCCGCCACTCGACGAAGTTCGGCGTCCGCATGTCGTTCGAGGACCTGAACTACCTGGCCGACTACTACGGGGCCGGCGTGTGGCAGTTCAACACGGATCGGCCGTTCGACCGGGCCGACCGTACCACGTGGCCCACGCGGTTCACCGTCGGCAGCGGCCCGGCGACCCGCAACTACAGGAACACCGAGTGGGGCTTCTTCGCGCAGGACGACGTCCGGCTCGGTCGCCTGACGCTCAACCTCGGGCTGCGCTACGACTTCGACTCCAACCTGCGGAGTCCCGATCTCATCGCCGACCTCCTGGCCAACCCGCAGTTCGCGGGCCTCGAGAACCTCGTGACCGCCGACCGCGGCAACGACCTCAACAACATCCAGCCGCGCGTGGGCTTCGCCTGGGACGTCACCGGCAGCGGCCAGACCGTGGTGCGGGGTGGCTACGGGCTGTACTCCGGCCGCAACCGCCCGTGGTTCAACATCCGCGGCGACGTCGTGAGCAACCAGTTCACGGCCGAGATCACGGACCCGAACCTGCTGCAGTTCTATCCCGACCAGACGGCGGCGCTCGGCGGTCGGACGCTGGAGGACTACATCCGCACGGCCGGTGGCCGCGCGCTGTACCTGCCCGGCGACGACCTGAGCCTGCCGTACGTGATCAGCGCCACGATCGGCGTGGCCAAGATGCTGCCCGGCCAGACCTCGCTCGAGGTCGACCTGATCCACCAGGCCCAGAAGGACCTGCAGACGGGACGCGACGCCAACCTGCCGGCCCGCGGCCCCATCGCCTCGAACCCGCGCCCGTATCCGCAGTTCGGCTCCGTCACGCTCATCAACTCGCTGACCAACTCCACCTACGACGCCCTGCAGACGCAGCTCCGCAAGCGCTTCAAGAGCACGACCTGGCAGGTGTCCTACACGCTGGCCAAGGCCATCTCGGACAACACGAACGACAACGCGAGCTTCAACACCGATCCCTGGAACACGTTCGGGAACGACGACCGCGGCCCCGACGAGAACGACCGGCGCCACGCGCTCTCGGTGTCGGCCATCGCGCCGCTGCCGTGGGGCGTCCAGCTCTCGACCATCGTGTCGCTGCGCACGGGCAACCCCTGGGACATCATCGCCGGCGTCGACCTGGACCGCGACGGCAACAACCAGGACCGGCCGGCCGGCCTGCAGAAGAACTCGGGCGGCCGCGAGAGCGATGCGAACCTGGCCATCATCAACAACCTGCGCCAGGCGCGGAACCTGGCGCCCATCACGATGGACCAGCTGACCAGGACCTCGCGCGACCGGGTCGTGGACATGCGCGCCACCAAGGCCTTCCGGGCGGGCGCCAAGGCGCGGTTCGAAGTGTTCCTCGAGGCCTACAACCTGCTGAACACCGTGAACTTCGAGAACCCGAGCGGCTCGATCTCGTCGGGCAGCTTCGCCACCTACACGACGGCGCGCGACGCGCGGCAGATTCAGTGGGGGGCGCGCATCCAGTTCTGA